In Fibrobacter sp. UWH6, the sequence AGATCCTCTTCAAGGGTGTCGATAAGAGCAAGTGCTTTAAGGTGGTGACGAAGGTAGGTTCCGCAGACGGTAAAAAGAACTAAGGGTCGGTTTCGTCCCTAGACTCTGGAAATTTCCGCACTGGACTTTAGACGGTCTGGTGCGGATTTTCTATTTCCCTTTTATAGTTAGCAATTCTATTTTGCGGACCTACATATATTACTTTGTTTAAAAGAGCCGGTTGCATAATGAACGGCTGAAAGGCCGCTCCCTTGTTTCGGTATAGTGGCAAGTGTATATTTGGGCCATGAAGAATTTGAATCTCGTTGGCACGACCTGGATCGGGAACAGTTCCCTTTTGGACGAAGAACTTGTGGGCGTCTTTGCTTCGGACCGGAGCGATATCCTGATGCCTCGCCGGCGTGACCATTGGGCGGCTGATGCAGGTTTGGAAGGTTGCAAGGTGGTTGGCTCCTTCCGCAATCTAAGCGAAAGGAATATCCTGGAAATTCTTTTAAGGTATGGGGGACACGCCGTATGGATTGTAGACCGCAAACTTCCCACCATTTACAGTAGCACCTGTTGCCAGGCGTTTGCAGAAGGCCGTCTTTTGGTGGTTTCCTGTTTTTGGAACGATGAGAGTCTGTTCAGTACAAGGCAATATTGTGCCGACTTTGTGCAGCGCCTTGCCTCCCGATTGATACTGTGGGCTCCTTCAAGCGGAGGTCTGATGCAACGGGTGGCTTCCTGCGCGTACCGCAATGGAAAACTGGTAGAAGTCCACTGAAGCAGTTCAGTGTAAAAAGCTATCTTTGCTCCCATGCCTATCTTATCAGCACAGAACATTCTTTTGCGTCTTGGCGGAACCGCTCCGCTGTTGGATAACGTTTCCTTTGATGTTGAACCTGGCGACCGCATTTGCTTGGTGGGCCGCAATGGCGAAGGAAAGTCTACGCTTCTGAAGGTTCTCACTGGCGAGATGGAGTATAACTCCGGCGATATCGTGAAGAAGACTGGCCTTCGGGTCAGCCGCATGATCCAGGAAATTCCCGCCCACATTGACGGCACTGTCCGCGACATTGTGATGGGGAAGGTTGCGGCAGGCAGTTCCGCCGGCTGGACGGGCGTAAAGGATGGTTCCAACGAAGATGGACATCACGATTCTGCAGCAGAGGCGATTCTTGGAAAGACGGGCATCGATGCGGACCTGCCTTACGATAGCTTGAGCGGTGGTCAGAAGCGACGTGTGCTTTTTGCCCGCGCCGTGGCCGAGGATCCGGATTTGCTTTTGCTGGATGAACCTACCAATCATCTGGACATTCCCGCCATCCAGTGGCTGGAAGGAATCGTGACCCGCCTGAACTGTGCCGTAATGTTTGTTAGCCATGACCGAGCTTTTGTCCGCCGCGTGGCTACCCGAATTTTTGAACTGGACCGCGGTCGCGTCCGCAGCTGGAATTTCCCCTACGACAAGTTCGTGCAGTTCCGCGATCAGGCCCTGGCCGAAGAAGAAAAGGCCAACGCCCTTTTCGACAAGCGCCTTGCCGAAGAAGAAGTCTGGATCCGCAAGGGCATCCAGGCCCGCCGTACCCGTAACGAGGGCCGCGTCCGCGCCTTGATCAAGATGCGTCAGGAACGTGCCGAACGCCGCGTGCGCACGGGTAACGTGAATATGCAGATTACGGAAGCGGAACGTTCCGGCCGTATGGTGGCCCGCCTCACCGACATCAGTTATGCCTATGCTGACGAAACGACGGGCGGCGTCTCGCTGCCTCTCATCAAGAATTTTTCTACCGAAGTTTCCCGCGGTGACCGCATCGGCATTGTAGGCCCCAACGGTTCCGGAAAGACGACTTTGCTGAAGTTGATTCTTGGGGAACTGCAGCCGGACCAGGGCGAAGTTCGCCTGGGCAGCAATCTTGAAATCGCCTACTTCGACCAGATGCGTACCCGCCTCCGCGAAGACAAGAGTCTTATCGAAAACATTGGCGATGGTCAGGCCTACATTACCTTGAACGGCGTCAAGCGCCATGTGCTCAGCTACCTGCAGGACTTCCTCTTTAGCGCGGATCGTGCCCGCGGTCCCATTAGCGCCTTGAGCGGTGGTGAACGTAATCGCCTGCTTTTGGCCTGCCTCTTTAGCCACCCCAGCAATGTGCTGGTTCTTGACGAACCTACCAACGACCTGGATATGGAAACCTTGGACTTGCTGGCGGAACTTCTGGCGGAGTACAAGGGAACTGTCCTTACCGTGAGCCATGACCGAGCCTTCTTGGATTCCGTGGCCACAGGCATTTTGGCCATCGAAGAAGACGGAAACATTTTCGAGGCCGTGGGCGGTTACAGCGATTACGAAGCTAACAAGAAAATCCGTGATAAGGAAGCCGCAGCGGCTGCCCGCGTCGCCGCCGAGAAGGAAGCTTCTCGCAGCTCCGCAGCCAGTAACGCAAACGGTGGGGAAGGCGTGAGCTCCGCTCCCGCCAAGAAGAAAAAGCGCAGCTATAACGAGGAACGCGAATACAATTCCCTTCCCGAAAAGATCGAGAAGCTGGAAGCCGAAATCGCGGAACGCCAGGAAGAACTTTGCAAGCCCGAAGTCTGTACCAACGCCTCCCGCATCGTGGAACTGCAGAAGGAAATCACGGAACGGGAATCGGCCCTGGAAAAAGCCTACGAACGCTATGAGGAACTGGACGCGCTGGGATAGGCGGCAGGTTTCAGGCAATAGGCGCGAGCAATGAGCAATGAACCGTGAGGTCGGCCTGCGGCCTTTTAGGTATTGGGTCGCACCTGCGGTGCTTTTAGGCGCTTAGAAATGAATGAGCAATTTCGTTGCTTTGATAACCGGCGCGAAAATTAGTTACGAATTAAAAAGCCAGGCTCCTCCTGCGCGATTATCAGCCTGAAAGGAGCCGCAGGCTCCGCCCTCATCCCTGCACTGAAACTTTTCGTTCCGGTATTAAATTCCCTTTTTTTCATTAAAAATTAGCGGTACCCTTATGACGGGATACCATTTTTTTTAGATGTGAAAAATGTTTAACCTTTTGACTATCATAAGTATTTTGAGTTTTGTAATCTTTTTATTATAATTATATGACGTATAGGATTTTGGAAAGAGAGGTCATTTATGATCAAGAAGATTGGAATTTTGACGGCAGGTCTTTTGGCTGGTTATGCCGCCGCAGCAACTGCTGTCGTTTTTTCGGATGAAGATGGCGTTACTGCCGATAAGCCCTACGCCCAGAGCTACATCTACGATTATGGTTCCGGTGCATCCATTGACACAACGAATGTGAATGGTGCCCGTGTTCTGGACTTTACTGCACCCACGACTACCGATGGCAAGTCCGGTGCCGGTTTCGGTTTTAGCTGGGTCATTGACGCAAGCTACAAGCCCAAGGTGACTTCAATTGCGACTTATAAGGGTGTTTGCCTGGCTTATGAGGCTGACGCTCCCTTCCGTGTAGATTTCAAGCAGTCTACCATTACCGATGACAACTATTACGGCATGGAAATGGCTGCCACCAAGGGTTCTTTAAAAAGGTCCTACATCGCATTCTCTGCCCTTACCCAGAGCTGGAAGTCTACCAAGACCGTAGCCTGGAATTCCGGATCTCAGCTGGGCGTTCAGTTCAGCTTCAAGGACTCCCACGCCAAGGCAGCCAAGAGTGGTTCTAACACGGTCACCCTGCATAGTTTTACCTTGGGGGATGAATGCGTCACTGCCGCTCCTAACGTAACCGAAGGTTTTGCTGGCTATAACGGCGGTTCCATCGACCTTGCCGAAGGCGCCGTTCATACCATGAATATGGCCGAGGTTTTTGAAGATGCCGACGGAGACGATCTGACCATTACCGTGAAGATCGTAAGCGAAAACAATTCTGTCAAGCTGGTGGATTCTACCAAGTACGACCAGAATAGCATCATCAAGTTCACGACCACCCCGAATCCCGATGGTCCCGCCAAGGTAACTCTGACCGCAACGGATCCCACCAAGAAGACCGCCACCTTCTCCTTCACCATCAATACCGAAGATACGGAAAACCTGCCGGTGGCCCAGAACATGGAATTCGAGGTCAAGGAAGATTCCTCTTACAAGAGCACTCTCCTCGTGAACAACCTGACCAAGATTTGCTCCGATGCCGATGGCGATGCTGTTGAATGGGTGCAGCTCAGTGAACCCGAACATGGTGAACTGAAGATTGCTGCCCTGACTGGCATATTCACATATACTCCCGCAGCAAATTTCTATGGTAAGGATTCCTTCACCTACAAGTGCGTCGAAAAGAATAACACCGACAGGGGAAGTGAAATTGGCGTTGCAACTATTACCGTAACAAACGTGAATGATGCTCCGGTGGTTAAGATCCTGACCAAGACTTTCTTGAATGAAGATGGTGATGAAAAATCCTTTGGCGATACCCTGGTAGTCGATGAAGATTTCGATGACTTTGTCCTGGTGTTCCCCAAGGAAAACATTTCTATTACGGATGTAGATGGCGATGACGATTATACTGTTACTGGAAAGGCAAGTGG encodes:
- a CDS encoding ATP-binding cassette domain-containing protein, whose protein sequence is MPILSAQNILLRLGGTAPLLDNVSFDVEPGDRICLVGRNGEGKSTLLKVLTGEMEYNSGDIVKKTGLRVSRMIQEIPAHIDGTVRDIVMGKVAAGSSAGWTGVKDGSNEDGHHDSAAEAILGKTGIDADLPYDSLSGGQKRRVLFARAVAEDPDLLLLDEPTNHLDIPAIQWLEGIVTRLNCAVMFVSHDRAFVRRVATRIFELDRGRVRSWNFPYDKFVQFRDQALAEEEKANALFDKRLAEEEVWIRKGIQARRTRNEGRVRALIKMRQERAERRVRTGNVNMQITEAERSGRMVARLTDISYAYADETTGGVSLPLIKNFSTEVSRGDRIGIVGPNGSGKTTLLKLILGELQPDQGEVRLGSNLEIAYFDQMRTRLREDKSLIENIGDGQAYITLNGVKRHVLSYLQDFLFSADRARGPISALSGGERNRLLLACLFSHPSNVLVLDEPTNDLDMETLDLLAELLAEYKGTVLTVSHDRAFLDSVATGILAIEEDGNIFEAVGGYSDYEANKKIRDKEAAAAARVAAEKEASRSSAASNANGGEGVSSAPAKKKKRSYNEEREYNSLPEKIEKLEAEIAERQEELCKPEVCTNASRIVELQKEITERESALEKAYERYEELDALG
- a CDS encoding tandem-95 repeat protein, coding for MIKKIGILTAGLLAGYAAAATAVVFSDEDGVTADKPYAQSYIYDYGSGASIDTTNVNGARVLDFTAPTTTDGKSGAGFGFSWVIDASYKPKVTSIATYKGVCLAYEADAPFRVDFKQSTITDDNYYGMEMAATKGSLKRSYIAFSALTQSWKSTKTVAWNSGSQLGVQFSFKDSHAKAAKSGSNTVTLHSFTLGDECVTAAPNVTEGFAGYNGGSIDLAEGAVHTMNMAEVFEDADGDDLTITVKIVSENNSVKLVDSTKYDQNSIIKFTTTPNPDGPAKVTLTATDPTKKTATFSFTINTEDTENLPVAQNMEFEVKEDSSYKSTLLVNNLTKICSDADGDAVEWVQLSEPEHGELKIAALTGIFTYTPAANFYGKDSFTYKCVEKNNTDRGSEIGVATITVTNVNDAPVVKILTKTFLNEDGDEKSFGDTLVVDEDFDDFVLVFPKENISITDVDGDDDYTVTGKASGVVTVSVSATDDNYLIDVSAIKDANGVAKVSLVVTDPAISIPNVMFYVKVNPVADAPIAKGDTYEVLQGKNEITAKKGVLANDEDPDGDSTLIAVLDVEPSEGTVVLAEDGSFVYTTTDDDYEGPDAFAYHIENSAGLKSEMAVVMLDVKYRNKSPIMTVDAIDTTVMEDAAAIVYKKAIVTSWATDVEKEALTYSFESKDGKTLVSYTSGILTITPVRNAFGEAIVVGTVTDGKSTPTEFNITVNITPVDDAPVVIWRGSATIDGKKFVGEVPMDSIFTDVDGDELGYIIGSHSKQLDVEIVDGVLKVSLASDTVELFKDVAYRVSLSAYDANDTTKTVGVVFYLEGSSTTGITPVVASAKLNWQGAIQANRGTVSMMDMQGRVMWTRRLPVSESEVRAAAATVQGRKILKVNQQTFTIK